Proteins found in one Stigmatopora nigra isolate UIUO_SnigA chromosome 15, RoL_Snig_1.1, whole genome shotgun sequence genomic segment:
- the kat2a gene encoding histone acetyltransferase KAT2A isoform X2 yields MSDTAAQALQPRLLQAQPTGSGAAVAATASASASSDPARPGLSQQQRASQKKAQVRAFPRAKKLEKLGVFSACKAIDTCKCNGWKNPNPPTAPRVDLQQQAASLSEPCRSCGHSLADHVSHLENVSEDEINRLLGMVVDVENLFMSVHKEEDTDTKQVYFYLFKLLRKCILQMSQPVVEGSLGSPPFEKPNIEQGVLNFVQYKFSHLAPKERQTMFELSKMFLLCLNYWKLETPTQYRQRTRREDGTAYKVDYTRWLCYCHVPQSNDSLPRYETTQVFGRSLLKSIFTVTRRQLLEKFRVEKDKLLPEKRTLILTHFPKFLSMLEEEIYGENSPIWEADFTVPAADGAQTAPAPSASSSALSKALSAASSSLGALDATCPEPSPGEKRKLPEALTLEDAKRIRVMGDIPMELVNEVMMTITDPAAMLGPETNLLTPNAARDETARLEERRGIIEFHVIGNSLSQKSNKKILMWLVGLQNVFSHQLPRMPKEYITRLVFDPKHKTLALVKDGRVIGGICFRMFPTQGFTEIVFCAVTSNEQVKGYGTHLMNHLKEYHIKHNILFFLTYADEYAIGYFKKQGFSKDIKVPKTRYLGYIKDYEGATLMECELNPRIPYTELSHIIKRQKEIIKKLIERKQSQIRKVYPGLTCFKEGVRQIPVESIPGIRETGWKPSAKEKVKEVKDPDVLYNMLKNLLAQIKTHPDAWPFMEPVKKSEAPDYYEIIRFPIDLKTMTERLKNRYYVTKKLFIADLQRIVTNCREYNPPDSEYCKSANTLEKFFYFKLKDCGLIDK; encoded by the exons ATGTCGGACACGGCGGCTCAGGCCCTGCAACCCCGGCTTCTCCAAGCCCAGCCGACTGGGTCCGGTGCCGCCGTCGCCGCGACCGCCTCGGCTTCGGCTAGCAGCGACCCGGCCAGGCCCGGCCTGAGTCAACAGCAGCGCGCCAGCCAGAAGAAAGCCCAAGTTCGAGCCTTTCCACGGGCCAAGAAGCTGGAGAAACTTGGCGTTTTCTCCGCCTGCAAG GCGATTGACACATGTAAATGCAACGGCTGGAAGAACCCCAATCCCCCCACGGCTCCCCGGGTAGACCTGCAGCAACAAGCCGCCAGTTTAAGCGAGCCGTGCCGCAGCTGTGGACATTCTCTGG CCGACCACGTCTCCCACCTGGAGAATGTGTCGGAGGATGAGATCAACCGACTGCTGGGCATGGTGGTGGATGTGGAGAACCTGTTCATGTCTGTGCACAAGGAGGAGGACACGGACACCAAGCAGGTCTATTTTTACCTGTTCAAG CTGCTTAGAAAATGCATCCTGCAGATGAGCCAGCCAGTGGTGGAAGGATCGCTGGGCAGTCCGCCCTTTGAGAAACCCAACATCGAACAG GGCGTGCTGAACTTTGTGCAGTACAAATTTAGCCACCTGGCGCCCAAGGAGCGGCAGACCATGTTCGAGCTGTCCAAGATGTTCCTGCTGTGCCTCAACTACTGGAAGCTGGAGACGCCCACGCAGTACCGGCAGCGCACGCGGCGGGAGGACGGCACGGCCTACAAGGTGGACTACACGCGCTGGCTGTGCTACTGCCACGTGCCGCAGAGCAACGACAGCCTGCCGCGCTACGAGACCACGCAGGTCTTTGGGCGCAGTCTGCTCAAGTCCATCTTCACCGTCACGCGGCGCCAGCTGCTGGAGAAGTTCCGCGTGGAGAAAGATAAGCTGCTGCCCGAGAAGCGCACGCTCATCCTCACGCACTTCCCCAA GTTTCTGTCCATGCTGGAAGAAGAAATCTACGGGGAAAATTCTCCCATCTGGGAGGCCGACTTCACCGTGCCCGCCGCCGACGGCGCCCAGACGG cGCCGGCCCCCTCTGCGTCCTCGTCCGCCCTCTCCAAGGCTCTGAGCGCGGCCTCGTCGTCTCTGGGCGCTCTGGACGCCACCTGTCCGGAGCCCAGTCCGG GCGAGAAGCGCAAACTCCCCGAGGCGCTGACGCTGGAAGACGCCAAGCGCATCCGGGTGATGGGCGACATTCCCATGGAGCTGGTCAACGAGGTGATGATGACCATCACGGACCCCGCCGCCATGCTGGGCCCCGAG ACCAACCTCCTGACGCCCAACGCGGCCCGCGACGAGACGGCGCGTCTGGAGGAGCGTCGCGGCATCATCGAGTTCCACGTGATCGGCAACTCGCTGTCCCAGAAGTCCAATAAGAAGATCCTGATGTGGCTGGTGGGCCTGCAGAACGTCTTCTCGCACCAGTTACCCCGGATGCCCAAAGAGTATATCACGCGGCTGGTTTTCGACCC GAAGCACAAGACCTTGGCCCTGGTCAAAGATGGCCGCGTCATCGGGGGCATCTGTTTTAGGATGTTTCCCACCCAAGGTTTCACCGAGATCGTCTTCTGCGCCGTCACCTCCAACGAGCAAGTGAAG GGCTACGGCACGCACTTGATGAACCACCTGAAGGAGTACCACATCAAACACAACATCCTGTTCTTTCTGACCTACGCCGACGAGTACGCCATCGGCTACTTCAAGAAGCAG GGCTTCTCCAAAGACATCAAAGTGCCCAAGACTCGCTACCTGGGCTACATCAAAGATTACGAGGGAGCCACCCTGATGGAGTGCGAGTTGAACCCCAGGATTCCCTACACGGAGTTGTCGCACATTATCAAGAGGCAGAAAGAG ATCATCAAGAAGCTGATCGAGAGGAAGCAGAGTCAGATCAGGAAAGTCTACCCGGGCCTGACCTGCTTCAAGGAGGGCGTGCGCCAGATCCCCGTGGAGAGCATCCCGGGCATAA GAGAAACGGGATGGAAGCCCAGCGCCAAGGAGAAAGT GAAAGAGGTGAAGGACCCCGACGTGTTGTACAACATGCTAAAGAACCTCCTGGCTCAGATCAAG ACTCATCCGGACGCGTGGCCGTTCATGGAGCCCGTCAAGAAGTCGGAGGCGCCCGATTATTACGAGATCATCCGCTTCCCCATCG ACCTAAAGACCATGACGGAGCGCTTGAAGAACCGCTACTACGTGACCAAGAAACTGTTCATCGCCGACCTGCAGCGCATCGTCACCAATTGCCGCGAGTACAACCCGCCCGACAGCGAGTACTGCAAGTCGGCCAACACGCTGGAGAAGTTCTTCTACTTTAAACTCAAAGACTGCGGCCTCATCGACAAATGA
- the kat2a gene encoding histone acetyltransferase KAT2A isoform X1, which produces MSDTAAQALQPRLLQAQPTGSGAAVAATASASASSDPARPGLSQQQRASQKKAQVRAFPRAKKLEKLGVFSACKAIDTCKCNGWKNPNPPTAPRVDLQQQAASLSEPCRSCGHSLADHVSHLENVSEDEINRLLGMVVDVENLFMSVHKEEDTDTKQVYFYLFKLLRKCILQMSQPVVEGSLGSPPFEKPNIEQGVLNFVQYKFSHLAPKERQTMFELSKMFLLCLNYWKLETPTQYRQRTRREDGTAYKVDYTRWLCYCHVPQSNDSLPRYETTQVFGRSLLKSIFTVTRRQLLEKFRVEKDKLLPEKRTLILTHFPKFLSMLEEEIYGENSPIWEADFTVPAADGAQTAPAPSASSSALSKALSAASSSLGALDATCPEPSPGEKRKLPEALTLEDAKRIRVMGDIPMELVNEVMMTITDPAAMLGPETNLLTPNAARDETARLEERRGIIEFHVIGNSLSQKSNKKILMWLVGLQNVFSHQLPRMPKEYITRLVFDPKHKTLALVKDGRVIGGICFRMFPTQGFTEIVFCAVTSNEQVKGYGTHLMNHLKEYHIKHNILFFLTYADEYAIGYFKKQGFSKDIKVPKTRYLGYIKDYEGATLMECELNPRIPYTELSHIIKRQKEIIKKLIERKQSQIRKVYPGLTCFKEGVRQIPVESIPGIRETGWKPSAKEKVKEVKDPDVLYNMLKNLLAQIKQTHPDAWPFMEPVKKSEAPDYYEIIRFPIDLKTMTERLKNRYYVTKKLFIADLQRIVTNCREYNPPDSEYCKSANTLEKFFYFKLKDCGLIDK; this is translated from the exons ATGTCGGACACGGCGGCTCAGGCCCTGCAACCCCGGCTTCTCCAAGCCCAGCCGACTGGGTCCGGTGCCGCCGTCGCCGCGACCGCCTCGGCTTCGGCTAGCAGCGACCCGGCCAGGCCCGGCCTGAGTCAACAGCAGCGCGCCAGCCAGAAGAAAGCCCAAGTTCGAGCCTTTCCACGGGCCAAGAAGCTGGAGAAACTTGGCGTTTTCTCCGCCTGCAAG GCGATTGACACATGTAAATGCAACGGCTGGAAGAACCCCAATCCCCCCACGGCTCCCCGGGTAGACCTGCAGCAACAAGCCGCCAGTTTAAGCGAGCCGTGCCGCAGCTGTGGACATTCTCTGG CCGACCACGTCTCCCACCTGGAGAATGTGTCGGAGGATGAGATCAACCGACTGCTGGGCATGGTGGTGGATGTGGAGAACCTGTTCATGTCTGTGCACAAGGAGGAGGACACGGACACCAAGCAGGTCTATTTTTACCTGTTCAAG CTGCTTAGAAAATGCATCCTGCAGATGAGCCAGCCAGTGGTGGAAGGATCGCTGGGCAGTCCGCCCTTTGAGAAACCCAACATCGAACAG GGCGTGCTGAACTTTGTGCAGTACAAATTTAGCCACCTGGCGCCCAAGGAGCGGCAGACCATGTTCGAGCTGTCCAAGATGTTCCTGCTGTGCCTCAACTACTGGAAGCTGGAGACGCCCACGCAGTACCGGCAGCGCACGCGGCGGGAGGACGGCACGGCCTACAAGGTGGACTACACGCGCTGGCTGTGCTACTGCCACGTGCCGCAGAGCAACGACAGCCTGCCGCGCTACGAGACCACGCAGGTCTTTGGGCGCAGTCTGCTCAAGTCCATCTTCACCGTCACGCGGCGCCAGCTGCTGGAGAAGTTCCGCGTGGAGAAAGATAAGCTGCTGCCCGAGAAGCGCACGCTCATCCTCACGCACTTCCCCAA GTTTCTGTCCATGCTGGAAGAAGAAATCTACGGGGAAAATTCTCCCATCTGGGAGGCCGACTTCACCGTGCCCGCCGCCGACGGCGCCCAGACGG cGCCGGCCCCCTCTGCGTCCTCGTCCGCCCTCTCCAAGGCTCTGAGCGCGGCCTCGTCGTCTCTGGGCGCTCTGGACGCCACCTGTCCGGAGCCCAGTCCGG GCGAGAAGCGCAAACTCCCCGAGGCGCTGACGCTGGAAGACGCCAAGCGCATCCGGGTGATGGGCGACATTCCCATGGAGCTGGTCAACGAGGTGATGATGACCATCACGGACCCCGCCGCCATGCTGGGCCCCGAG ACCAACCTCCTGACGCCCAACGCGGCCCGCGACGAGACGGCGCGTCTGGAGGAGCGTCGCGGCATCATCGAGTTCCACGTGATCGGCAACTCGCTGTCCCAGAAGTCCAATAAGAAGATCCTGATGTGGCTGGTGGGCCTGCAGAACGTCTTCTCGCACCAGTTACCCCGGATGCCCAAAGAGTATATCACGCGGCTGGTTTTCGACCC GAAGCACAAGACCTTGGCCCTGGTCAAAGATGGCCGCGTCATCGGGGGCATCTGTTTTAGGATGTTTCCCACCCAAGGTTTCACCGAGATCGTCTTCTGCGCCGTCACCTCCAACGAGCAAGTGAAG GGCTACGGCACGCACTTGATGAACCACCTGAAGGAGTACCACATCAAACACAACATCCTGTTCTTTCTGACCTACGCCGACGAGTACGCCATCGGCTACTTCAAGAAGCAG GGCTTCTCCAAAGACATCAAAGTGCCCAAGACTCGCTACCTGGGCTACATCAAAGATTACGAGGGAGCCACCCTGATGGAGTGCGAGTTGAACCCCAGGATTCCCTACACGGAGTTGTCGCACATTATCAAGAGGCAGAAAGAG ATCATCAAGAAGCTGATCGAGAGGAAGCAGAGTCAGATCAGGAAAGTCTACCCGGGCCTGACCTGCTTCAAGGAGGGCGTGCGCCAGATCCCCGTGGAGAGCATCCCGGGCATAA GAGAAACGGGATGGAAGCCCAGCGCCAAGGAGAAAGT GAAAGAGGTGAAGGACCCCGACGTGTTGTACAACATGCTAAAGAACCTCCTGGCTCAGATCAAG CAGACTCATCCGGACGCGTGGCCGTTCATGGAGCCCGTCAAGAAGTCGGAGGCGCCCGATTATTACGAGATCATCCGCTTCCCCATCG ACCTAAAGACCATGACGGAGCGCTTGAAGAACCGCTACTACGTGACCAAGAAACTGTTCATCGCCGACCTGCAGCGCATCGTCACCAATTGCCGCGAGTACAACCCGCCCGACAGCGAGTACTGCAAGTCGGCCAACACGCTGGAGAAGTTCTTCTACTTTAAACTCAAAGACTGCGGCCTCATCGACAAATGA
- the rab5c gene encoding ras-related protein Rab-5C, which produces MAGRGGPARSNGGAAAAAAGNKICQFKLVLLGESAVGKSSLVLRFVKGQFHEYQESTIGAAYLTQTVCLDDTTVKFEIWDTAGQERYHSLAPMYYRGAQAAIVVYDVTNADTFTRAKNWVKELQRQASPNIVIALAGNKADLANKRVVDFQEAQAYADDNSLLFMETSAKTAINVNEIFMDIAKKLPKNEPQGGPGASGGGGGRARGGVDLQEAPSQGRGGHCCGN; this is translated from the exons ATGGCCGGACGAGGCGGACCCGCGCGGAGCAACGGCGGCGCAGCCGCCGCCGCGGCGGGCAATAAGATCTGCCAGTTCAAACTGGTTCTGCTGGGCGAGTCGGCGGTGGGCAAGTCCAGCCTGGTGCTGCGCTTCGTCAAGGGCCAATTTCACGAGTACCAGGAGAGCACCATCGGAG CCGCCTACCTCACGCAGACGGTGTGCTTGGACGACACCACGGTCAAGTTTGAGATCTGGGACACTGCGGGCCAGGAGCGCTATCACAGCCTGGCGCCCATGTACTACAGAGGCGCGCAGGCAGCCATCGTGGTATACGACGTCACCAACGCG GACACTTTTACCCGTGCAAAGAACTGGGTGAAGGAGCTGCAGCGACAGGCCAGTCCAAATATCGTTATCGCTCTGGCGGGCAATAAAGCCGACCTGGCCAACAAAAGAGTGGTGGATTTCCAG GAGGCGCAAGCGTACGCGGACGACAACAGTTTGCTCTTCATGGAGACGTCCGCCAAGACCGCCATTAATGTCAACGAGATTTTTATGGATATCG CCAAAAAGCTCCCCAAGAACGAGCCCCAGGGAGGGCCGGGCgcaagtggcggcggcggcggacggGCCCGGGGGGGAGTGGACCTGCAGGAGGCGCCGTCCCAAGGCCGCGGCGGCCATTGCTGCGGCAACTAA